A single genomic interval of Camelina sativa cultivar DH55 chromosome 11, Cs, whole genome shotgun sequence harbors:
- the LOC104725548 gene encoding uncharacterized protein LOC104725548: NELIGGDKSHNAIDSSNSSTIQNVEPSAPPPPPSPVERKLSPSGFNSTMKRTTSSLVKSSESGDDDSSYSTRRSSASRRHRSLSRFSHRMLDPEIEVTPMRKGKFVNTVRGSGFGEISLDDLAVEFFESFSGESEISSGERGRSGLRKSGGGEETNSQRRGRSVSRGAGSGGGLRRLDADTESSRRRRSLSRQPASNRGGSVRVDPVSSNSSRRRSVSRQPRERQVNGDNGGSSIGGVSDNANSRRRRSLSVVRHRIENSESDVDQAQYLSSSRDVKSYMGGKSQNSGSQKSAASDNRQGLRRSCSQNPIKYHDGYSSHSSAVTDDEGKDSRSSKHGTERIIRTVYAQNKATPKKRSSLGNSDYGSQQKPHEDHRTISTFKKGYATKLQESEERKRDLLAEIMLEEQRGRELSMNLNELLTENSSEAEEKPLRTRKRSKDRSRRTSMCLTDEAEQFIDEFISNIEDTDFSSLEDERSESSSSFGMIKSQSSQSATVLKSVAVEMDGVMLPWLQWEAPDDTSAALTCLNKSPHTPNTKSLVWESDPTQDASSGQGTSIGTISSRGSWSPYYSSTKPVNPIRRLKIDVAEYLKRPNSSDILNEAWKLRHRISSGSLVLCSRSLI; the protein is encoded by the exons AATGAATTAATTGGGGGGGACAAATCACATAATGCAATTGATTCCTCAAACAGCTCAACAATTCAAAATGTCGAACCATccgctcctcctcctcctccttctccagTAGAGCGGAAGCTGTCTCCTTCAGGTTTCAATTCAACGATGAAGCGAACGACGTCGTCACTAGTCAAATCCTCTGAGAGCGGCGACGACGACTCTTCTTACTCTACACGAAGGTCGTCTGCTTCAAGGAGACACCGGAGCTTGAGCCGTTTCTCTCACCGCATGCTGGATCCTGAAATCGAAGTGACTCCGATGAGAAAGGGGAAGTTTGTGAACACCGTGAGAGGTTCTGGATTCGGTGAAATTAGTCTCGATGATTTAGCCGTTGAGTTTTTTGAATCGTTTTCCGGTGAGAGCGAGATTAGTAGTggagaaagaggaagatctGGTTTAAGAAAGTCCGGCGGAGGAGAGGAGACGAATTCGCAGAGGAGGGGACGGTCTGTTTCTAGGGGTGCTGGTTCTGGTGGTGGTTTACGGAGGTTGGATGCGGATACTGAAAGCTCGAGACGGCGGAGGTCGTTGTCTAGACAGCCGGCGAGTAATCGTGGTGGTTCAGTTAGGGTAGATCCGGTGAGTAGCAATTCGAGCCGGCGAAGGTCGGTTTCTAGACAACCGAGGGAGAGGCAGGTTAACGGCGACAACGGCGGTAGTTCAATTGGGGGAGTTAGTGATAACGCGAATTCGCGGCGGCGACGGTCGCTTTCTGTTGTCCGTCATCGGATTGAGAATTCTGAG AGTGATGTAGATCAAGCTCAGTATTTAAGCAGTTCAAGGGATGTGAAGAGCTACATGGGTGGAAAGAGTCAAAACAGTGGGTCTCAGAAATCTGCTGCTTCAGATAATAGACAAGGTCTTAGGAGGTCTTGTAGCCAAAATCCAATCAAATACCATGATGGCTACTCT AGCCATTCCTCTGCAGTCACAGATGATGAAGGAAAAGATTCCAGGTCAAGCAAGCATGGAACTGAGAGGATAATTCGAACAGTATATGCCCAAAATAAG GCAACACCAAAGAAAAGATCATCTTTGGGGAACTCTGATTATGGTTCCCAGCAGAAACCCCATGAGGATCACCGTACAATTTCCACATTTAAGAAAGGTTATGCAACAAAACTGCAAGAG TCTGAGGAGCGAAAACGGGATTTGCTGGCTGAGATTATGCTGGAGGAGCAGCGTGGTAGAGAGCTTTCTATGAACTTGAATGAATTACTCACAGAAAATAGTTCTGAAGCTGAGGAAAAGCCGTTGCGGACGCGAAAG agGAGCAAGGATCGGAGCAGGAGGACGTCCATGTGTTTGACAGATGAAGCAGAGCAATTCATCGACGAATTCATATCAAACATAGAAGACACAGACTTTTCATCACTGGAGGATGAGAGGAGCGAAAGTAGTTCAAGTTTTGGGATGATAAAATCACAAAGCTCTCAAAGTGCCACTGTTTTGAAGAGTGTCGCTGTTGAAATGGATGGTGTTATGCTTCCTTGGTTGCAATGGGAAGCTCCAGACGACACTTCTGCAGCATTGACATGCCTAAATAAGTCGCCACACACACCAAACACAAAAAGTCTCGTCTGGGAGTCGGATCCAACTCAG GATGCATCAAGTGGGCAAGGGACGAGCATTGGTACCATAAGTAGCAGAGGAAGCTGGAGCCCATATTACTCATCCACGAAGCCTGTGAATCCCATAAGAAGACTAAAGATCGATGTAGCTGAGTATCTGAAACGACCTAACAGCTCCGATATTCTAAATGAGGCGTGGAAGCTAAGGCACAGAATCAGTTCGGGAAGCCTTGTGCTATGTAGCCGCTCATTGATCTAA
- the LOC104725549 gene encoding uncharacterized protein LOC104725549: protein MNSRGGCCIARYGGGGGGYDMSKVDRIMLRYRPIAPRPDSGGSPSSPTDKNGSALTNVSSKSRRGKRKYSKENNTSSSGSGSVNSNGNSKRRRNEETKSGSGGFGREIVTLPLLSEAPEKKDFSPSQTKAAPELGAAALRLSFNDGGNSIRRYQTELTTETVVYSSLLTVEGVTERWVVKEGEYDELGCTDEERRMKLERDTCPGFISDGSGRVIWTNGSYKDLVVGKDQEEKQCGSKMSVWLVMKEKPSVTYRTFTCRMRLQYTCRDKEVSSITSFCDVWRMSDGGFAWRLDVDAALCLGR, encoded by the coding sequence ATGAATTCCCGGGGAGGTTGTTGTATCGCGAggtacggtggtggtggtggtggatatGATATGTCGAAGGTTGATCGGATTATGCTCCGGTACCGTCCGATTGCACCGAGACCTGATTCCGGTGGATCTCCGTCTTCACCGACGGATAAAAACGGATCGGCGTTAACGAACGTTTCGTCTAAATCACGGCGAGGTAAGAGAAAATATTCAAAGGAGAATAACACTAGCAGTAGCGGTAGCGGATCTGTTAACAGTAACGGTAACAGCAAGAGACGGAGAAACGAAGAGACGAAGAGCGGATCTGGTGGTTTCGGTCGTGAGATCGTGACGCTGCCTCTTCTTTCGGAGGCTCCTGAGAAGAAAGACTTTTCTCCGTCGCAGACTAAGGCGGCACCGGAGTTAGGTGCGGCAGCGTTGCGGCTGAGTTTTAATGACGGAGGTAACTCTATCAGACGTTATCAGACGGAGTTAACGACGGAGACGGTTGTGTACTCGTCGTTGCTGACGGTGGAGGGTGTAACGGAGAGATGGGTGGTGAAGGAGGGAGAGTATGATGAGTTAGGGTGTACGGACGAGGAGAGGAGGATGAAACTAGAGAGAGACACGTGTCCGGGTTTTATATCTGACGGTTCAGGGAGAGTCATTTGGACTAACGGGTCGTACAAGGATTTGGTTGTTGGGAAAGATCAGGAGGAGAAGCAGTGTGGTAGTAAGATGAGTGTGTGGCTTGTGATGAAGGAGAAACCTTCGGTAACGTACCGTACGTTCACATGTAGGATGAGATTGCAGTACACGTGTCGTGATAAGGAGGTGAGTTCGATCACTTCGTTCTGTGATGTTTGGAGGATGAGTGACGGTGGTTTTGCGTGGCGGCTTGATGTTGATGCTGCACTGTGCCTCGGACGGTGA
- the LOC104725550 gene encoding adenylate kinase 3, translating to MATSSAASSVDMEDIQTVDLMSELLRRMKCASKPDKRLVFIGPPGSGKGTQSPVIKDEFCLCHLSTGDMLRAAVAAKSPLGVKAKEAMDKGELVSDDLVVGIMDEAMNRPKCQKGFILDGFPRTVTQAQKLDEMLNRRGAQIDKVLNFAIDDSVLEERITGRWIHPSSGRSYHTKFAPPKVPGVDDVTGEPLIQRKDDNADVLRSRLDAFHKQTQPVIDYYAKKGNLVNIPAEKAPEEVTKVVKKVVST from the exons ATGGCGACGAGTAGCGCGGCTTCTTCTGTAGATATGGAAGACATTCAGACCGTTGATCTCATGTCTGAGCTTCTTCGCCGTATGAAATGTGCTTCTAAGCCTGACAAACGTCTCGTCTTCATCG GTCCACCTGGTTCAGGAAAAGGTACACAGTCTCCGGTCATAAAGGATGAGTTTTGCTTGTGCCATTTGTCTACCGGTGACATGCTTCGAGCTGCTGTTGCTGCTAAGTCCCCTCTTGGTGTTAAGGCGAAGGAGGCAATGGAcaag GGAGAGCTTGTTTCTGATGACTTGGTTGTTGGTATCATGGATGAAGCAATGAACAGACCTAAATGTCAGAAAGGTTTCATTCTTGATGGGTTCCCTAGGACCGTGACCCAAGCTCAGAAG CTTGATGAGATGCTTAATAGAAGGGGAGCTCAGATTGATAAGGTGCTTAATTTTGCGATTGATGATTCTGTTCTGGAAGAAAGAATTACTGGAAGGTGGATTCACCCTTCAAGTGGAAGAAGCTATCATACTAAATTCGCACCTCCTAAAGTTCCCGGAGTTGATGAT GTGACTGGAGAGCCATTGATTCAACGTAAAGATGACAATGCGGATGTTCTTAGGTCAAGGCTAGATGCATTCCATAAGCAGACACAACCG gtaATTGACTACTACGCGAAGAAGGGTAATCTGGTGAACATACCAGCAGAGAAGGCTCCGGAAGAGGTTACGAAAGTGGTGAAGAAGGTTGTGTCTACATGA